One genomic window of Kaistia geumhonensis includes the following:
- a CDS encoding prolyl-tRNA synthetase associated domain-containing protein, producing MPMTRHDLLAFLETLGIRTETVEHPPLFTVAEGKELRGALRGLHSKNLFVKDKKGRLFLVVAVEDSVIDLKRLHELIGASGRLSFGSAELLLEVLGVTPGSVTPFALVNDAPPRVTLVLDRRIAEGEEANFHPLVNTATTRIAVADLLAFAKATGHPPLVVAFGAPEGDADL from the coding sequence ATGCCGATGACACGTCACGACCTCCTCGCTTTTCTCGAAACGCTCGGCATCCGCACCGAGACGGTGGAGCATCCGCCGCTCTTCACCGTCGCCGAGGGCAAGGAACTGCGCGGCGCGCTTCGCGGACTGCACAGCAAGAACCTGTTCGTGAAGGACAAGAAGGGCCGCCTGTTCCTCGTCGTCGCCGTCGAGGACAGCGTCATCGACCTGAAGCGTCTGCACGAACTAATCGGCGCCTCGGGCCGGCTCTCCTTCGGCTCGGCCGAGCTTCTCCTCGAAGTGCTCGGCGTCACGCCGGGCTCGGTCACACCCTTCGCGCTCGTCAATGACGCGCCGCCGCGGGTGACGCTGGTGCTCGACCGGCGCATCGCGGAAGGCGAGGAGGCGAATTTCCATCCGCTCGTCAACACGGCGACGACGCGGATCGCCGTCGCCGATCTCCTCGCCTTCGCGAAGGCGACCGGCCATCCGCCGCTCGTTGTCGCCTTCGGCGCGCCCGAGGGCGATGCGGATTTGTAA
- the trxA gene encoding thioredoxin → MNQPSYSFGSSYQPAAEPAGGGTDDLIRDTTTQAFARDVIEASQKQPVLVDFWAPWCGPCKQLTPVLEKVVKAAKGAVKLVKMNIDDHPSIAGQLGIQSIPAVIAFVGGRPVDGFMGALPEGQVKQFIERLGGAGGADEIEAALAEAEQLVAGGAVAEAAQLYAAILAAEPENLKALAGLASCHLSAGQIDEAKALLAGVPEAKAADPALAAVRAQLALIEQTAALGEEGELRARIAANRKDFAALFDLALLRNGKGDREEATDLLLEIVRADRNWEEDKARKQLVQLFEAWGPTDEATLSGRRRLSSILFS, encoded by the coding sequence ATGAACCAGCCCAGCTACAGCTTCGGATCCTCCTATCAGCCGGCGGCGGAGCCGGCCGGCGGCGGCACCGACGACCTCATCCGCGACACGACCACCCAGGCCTTCGCCCGCGACGTCATCGAGGCCTCGCAGAAGCAGCCCGTGCTGGTCGACTTCTGGGCGCCCTGGTGCGGCCCGTGCAAGCAGCTGACCCCGGTGCTGGAGAAGGTCGTCAAGGCGGCCAAGGGCGCCGTGAAGCTGGTGAAGATGAATATCGACGATCACCCGTCGATCGCCGGGCAGCTCGGCATCCAGTCGATCCCGGCCGTGATCGCCTTCGTCGGTGGCCGTCCCGTGGACGGCTTCATGGGCGCGCTGCCGGAGGGCCAGGTGAAGCAGTTCATCGAGCGGCTCGGCGGCGCGGGCGGTGCCGACGAGATCGAGGCGGCGCTGGCCGAAGCGGAGCAGCTGGTGGCGGGCGGCGCGGTCGCCGAGGCCGCGCAGCTCTATGCCGCGATCCTCGCCGCAGAGCCGGAGAACCTGAAGGCGCTGGCCGGACTGGCGTCCTGCCATCTCTCGGCCGGGCAGATCGACGAGGCCAAGGCGCTGCTCGCCGGCGTTCCCGAGGCCAAGGCGGCCGACCCGGCGCTGGCCGCGGTGCGCGCCCAGCTGGCGCTGATCGAGCAGACCGCCGCGCTCGGCGAAGAGGGCGAACTCAGGGCCCGCATCGCCGCCAACCGCAAGGATTTCGCCGCGCTCTTCGATCTTGCCCTGCTGAGGAACGGCAAGGGCGATCGCGAGGAAGCGACCGACCTCCTCCTTGAAATCGTCCGCGCCGACCGCAATTGGGAGGAGGACAAGGCCCGCAAGCAGCTGGTGCAGCTCTTCGAGGCCTGGGGACCGACCGACGAGGCCACGCTCAGCGGCCGCCGCCGCCTGTCCTCGATCCTGTTCTCCTGA
- a CDS encoding LON peptidase substrate-binding domain-containing protein gives MKAGKANYQGPRDLPDSIPVFPLTGALLLPRGQLPLNIFEPRYLAMVDAAMAGDRLIGMIQPAGPSGEEGEPALSAIGCVGRITSYAETEDGRTMIVLTGIARFRVVEEIEGRSGFRICRIAADDFIDDFAENAGAEAVDRARLLDVFRAYLDANRLEADWDNIGRTSNETLVNALSMMSPYGPAEKQALLEAADLRTRAETLIALTEMTLARGGDGAASPLLQ, from the coding sequence ATGAAGGCTGGCAAGGCCAACTATCAGGGTCCGCGCGATCTCCCGGACAGCATCCCGGTCTTTCCGCTGACCGGGGCGCTGCTGCTGCCGCGCGGGCAGCTGCCGCTCAACATCTTCGAGCCCCGCTATCTCGCCATGGTCGACGCGGCCATGGCCGGCGACCGGCTGATCGGCATGATCCAGCCGGCCGGCCCCTCGGGCGAGGAAGGGGAGCCTGCCCTCTCGGCGATCGGCTGCGTCGGACGCATCACGTCCTATGCCGAGACCGAGGACGGCCGCACCATGATCGTCCTCACCGGCATCGCGCGCTTCCGCGTGGTCGAGGAGATCGAGGGCCGCAGCGGCTTCCGCATCTGCCGCATCGCGGCGGACGACTTCATCGACGACTTCGCCGAGAATGCCGGCGCCGAGGCCGTGGACCGGGCGCGACTGCTCGACGTGTTCCGCGCCTATCTCGACGCCAACCGGCTGGAAGCCGACTGGGACAATATCGGCCGCACCTCCAACGAGACGCTGGTCAATGCGCTCTCGATGATGAGCCCCTACGGACCGGCCGAGAAGCAGGCTTTGCTCGAGGCCGCGGACCTCAGGACGCGCGCGGAAACGCTGATCGCCCTCACCGAGATGACACTGGCGCGCGGCGGCGA